In the genome of Mycobacteriales bacterium, one region contains:
- a CDS encoding recombinase family protein: MTTPHSKRAPTPTNGEKANGVVESPVAPGVAIYARVSSDDQVKNTSLADQLDRCRQEVARRGWVLVAEFVEEGVSGTLLNRPALDRLLARAREGGVDVVLVAKLDRFSRDELTRLLIEREFRECGVRRLALDVPFETEDTPESEMFSGLLGNFAQYERKRIIERMARGAHRSAAERGGWPTSRTPFGYRHVESGKDSRLVIDEDEARIARLATELLVDHGLTTGEICRQLNHLGYRTPYGSDWAHQNLARKLRSRGLRGEFAWGKVECGVATGRYGEAKAVQAEPILSEEQWQAVQDALARRAYGVKKPNHPYPLSGRLICVCGEPFGGVWRNDRDLRQYRCRAARWTATTAPRCKAHRIEAGWIEQVVWSRLVALLSRPEELLACVGDYLGLRAGQVQVEREEMAELEARIYRLERALTRATKAGLLADNPGALQQAAAELERDLGEARRLKAEREAWQTEAAAEAQRMNDLCALAEAAARELPRMTLPEMTDMLAMLDVRVTIVEEPPARPPRGGSLGDRRPWRPAVHIEGRIPQTQLLDRLLAGDHPSRPETDTSAVDPVGNPGVHDAGHIGVVSSVRVGNPQTHDAPPGAPRRR; encoded by the coding sequence ATGACGACGCCTCATAGCAAACGAGCGCCAACCCCGACCAACGGGGAGAAGGCTAACGGAGTCGTCGAGTCGCCCGTCGCGCCGGGTGTGGCCATCTATGCCCGGGTGAGCAGCGACGACCAGGTCAAGAACACGAGCCTCGCCGATCAGCTCGATCGGTGCCGTCAGGAAGTCGCACGGCGCGGCTGGGTGCTGGTCGCCGAATTCGTTGAGGAGGGCGTGAGCGGTACCTTGCTGAACCGCCCTGCGCTTGACCGGTTACTCGCCAGGGCCCGAGAGGGCGGCGTAGACGTCGTCTTGGTGGCGAAGCTCGACCGCTTCTCGCGCGATGAGTTGACCCGCCTGCTGATCGAGCGGGAGTTCCGCGAGTGCGGGGTGCGCCGGCTAGCACTGGATGTCCCGTTCGAAACCGAGGACACCCCGGAAAGCGAGATGTTCTCAGGATTGTTGGGCAATTTCGCCCAGTACGAACGAAAACGGATCATTGAACGCATGGCCCGTGGCGCGCACCGCTCCGCAGCGGAGCGCGGCGGCTGGCCAACCTCCCGGACCCCGTTCGGCTACCGGCATGTCGAATCAGGGAAAGACTCGCGCCTGGTCATCGACGAAGACGAAGCTCGGATCGCCCGGTTGGCGACCGAGCTACTCGTCGATCACGGGCTGACCACAGGTGAAATCTGCCGCCAGCTCAACCATCTCGGCTACCGGACGCCCTATGGCAGCGACTGGGCGCACCAGAACTTGGCCAGAAAGCTCCGCTCGCGCGGGCTTCGCGGCGAGTTCGCCTGGGGTAAGGTCGAGTGCGGGGTAGCCACCGGCAGGTACGGGGAAGCGAAAGCCGTCCAAGCTGAGCCCATCCTCAGTGAGGAACAATGGCAGGCTGTCCAAGACGCCCTCGCCCGCAGGGCTTACGGCGTCAAGAAACCCAACCACCCTTACCCGCTCTCCGGTCGGCTCATCTGCGTCTGCGGTGAGCCCTTCGGTGGTGTCTGGCGGAACGACCGGGACCTGCGGCAATACCGGTGCCGGGCCGCCCGGTGGACTGCCACGACGGCGCCACGATGCAAGGCTCACCGGATCGAAGCGGGCTGGATCGAGCAGGTCGTCTGGTCCCGCCTCGTCGCACTCCTGAGCAGGCCGGAGGAGCTACTGGCGTGCGTCGGGGACTACCTCGGTCTTCGGGCCGGGCAGGTTCAGGTCGAGCGCGAGGAGATGGCGGAACTGGAAGCGCGCATCTACCGGCTGGAGCGAGCCCTCACCAGGGCGACCAAAGCCGGTCTCCTGGCCGACAACCCGGGAGCGCTTCAGCAAGCTGCAGCCGAACTCGAGCGAGACCTAGGAGAGGCTCGCCGGCTCAAGGCCGAGCGGGAGGCCTGGCAGACGGAAGCTGCCGCGGAGGCACAGCGCATGAACGACCTCTGCGCTTTGGCCGAGGCGGCCGCTCGCGAACTGCCCCGGATGACTCTGCCCGAGATGACCGACATGCTGGCCATGCTCGACGTCCGGGTAACCATCGTTGAAGAACCACCCGCACGTCCGCCCCGAGGCGGCTCCCTCGGAGACCGCAGACCCTGGCGCCCTGCTGTACACATCGAGGGCCGCATTCCCCAGACCCAGTTACTCGACCGCCTGCTAGCCGGCGACCACCCATCCAGGCCAGAAACCGACACCAGCGCAGTGGACCCCGTCGGTAACCCAGGCGTACATGACGCTGGGCATATTGGGGTGGTTTCGAGCGTGCGCGTCGGTAACCCACAGACCCATGACGCTCCTCCTGGCGCACCTCGCCGACGATGA
- a CDS encoding DNA methyltransferase — MSAPRRPAAADLPLSVWPTAQRTARVQRAGRYLPESTAHPARMLPETARRAITTYTQPGDLVLDPMCGIGTTLVEAVHLGRAAIGVEYEPRWADIARANLMGADLSGATGDAHVITGDARRLSKLIDPEVEGHVALVLTSPPYGASLHGQVKAVPGAGVAKSDFRYSHDPHNLAHASTTALLDGFRDILAGCVPLLRPGGIVAVTARPWREQGRLVDLSSAVLQLGEDIGLIPYDRLVALLVGLRGDRLVPRASFFALNQVRQARRRGNPLHVIAHEDILVLRKDSISLRPSMGCLPASIRFVAATAAPRRAVTRRVPEAQDGRAPGSPGRGSTSTCAQVTAFRPPGGAPGQPSTMTDRGAAPVSPGQRPIASARAEVSP; from the coding sequence ATGAGCGCGCCACGACGCCCAGCCGCGGCGGACCTGCCGCTGTCGGTGTGGCCAACCGCGCAGCGCACCGCGCGGGTACAGCGAGCCGGCCGCTACCTGCCCGAATCCACCGCACACCCCGCCCGGATGCTCCCCGAAACCGCTCGCCGCGCCATCACCACCTACACCCAACCCGGTGACCTCGTCCTCGACCCGATGTGCGGGATCGGCACCACCCTGGTCGAAGCCGTCCACCTCGGCCGGGCGGCGATCGGCGTCGAATACGAACCGCGTTGGGCCGACATTGCCCGCGCCAACCTGATGGGCGCCGACCTGTCCGGCGCCACCGGCGACGCGCACGTCATCACCGGCGACGCCCGCCGGCTCTCCAAACTCATCGACCCCGAAGTAGAAGGCCACGTCGCGCTGGTGCTCACCTCCCCGCCGTATGGTGCGTCGCTACACGGGCAGGTCAAGGCCGTGCCCGGAGCCGGGGTCGCGAAAAGCGACTTCCGCTACAGCCACGACCCGCACAACCTCGCCCACGCCAGCACTACGGCGCTGCTCGACGGGTTCCGCGACATCCTCGCCGGCTGCGTCCCGCTGCTACGCCCCGGTGGCATCGTCGCGGTCACCGCTCGTCCCTGGCGGGAACAAGGACGACTCGTCGACTTGAGCTCAGCGGTTCTCCAACTCGGCGAGGACATCGGCCTGATCCCCTACGACCGGCTCGTCGCCCTCCTCGTCGGGTTGCGCGGCGACCGGCTCGTCCCCCGGGCCAGCTTCTTCGCCCTCAACCAAGTCCGCCAAGCCCGCCGCCGTGGCAACCCGCTCCACGTCATAGCCCACGAGGACATCCTGGTGCTACGCAAGGACTCGATCAGTCTGAGGCCATCGATGGGCTGCCTCCCGGCCTCGATCAGATTCGTGGCTGCAACCGCTGCGCCGAGGCGGGCGGTGACCCGGCGGGTCCCGGAAGCGCAGGACGGCCGGGCGCCTGGGTCGCCAGGTCGAGGATCTACCTCAACCTGCGCCCAAGTCACGGCGTTCCGTCCTCCTGGTGGAGCCCCAGGGCAGCCGTCCACGATGACCGACCGCGGAGCAGCGCCGGTAAGCCCGGGCCAGCGCCCGATCGCCTCGGCCCGGGCGGAAGTATCCCCATGA
- a CDS encoding DNA methyltransferase, which translates to MATRHPAPPCEQTDPSRDLVPLTVWPCSQTSAQYQRAGRYLPASTAHPGKMLPDLARRIIAAYSHPGEYVLDPMCGIGTTLIEAAALGRRAVGVELEDRWARLAVANCEQVLTVEQQHLVEVHTADARRLSAVLHDVAGTVDLIVVSPPYGCAAGVIDKPGWIAGHRMCPPDTLNYGGPANLGHARGNAYAQAMTEIYTGCYQLLKPGGLLVTVTKNTRRKGRLFDLAGLTVTLCQQAGFGYLQHVVALLAAVRDGALAARPSFWQLTQTRAAISRGEPAHLTAHEDVLLFAKSSSR; encoded by the coding sequence ATGGCCACACGCCACCCCGCACCACCCTGTGAGCAGACCGATCCGTCACGCGATCTCGTACCGCTGACGGTCTGGCCCTGCTCGCAGACCAGCGCGCAGTACCAGCGCGCCGGGCGTTACCTGCCGGCCAGTACCGCCCATCCCGGCAAGATGCTGCCCGACCTGGCCCGGCGCATCATCGCCGCCTACTCCCACCCCGGGGAGTACGTGCTGGACCCGATGTGCGGGATCGGCACCACGCTCATCGAAGCCGCCGCCCTGGGACGCCGCGCGGTCGGCGTCGAACTGGAAGACCGCTGGGCGCGGCTCGCCGTCGCCAACTGCGAGCAGGTGCTCACCGTCGAGCAGCAACACCTCGTCGAGGTGCACACCGCGGATGCGCGCCGGCTGTCCGCCGTGCTCCACGACGTCGCCGGCACCGTCGACCTGATCGTGGTCTCACCGCCCTACGGCTGCGCCGCGGGCGTCATCGACAAGCCCGGCTGGATCGCCGGCCACCGCATGTGCCCACCCGACACGCTCAACTACGGCGGGCCAGCCAACCTCGGTCACGCCCGCGGCAACGCCTACGCCCAGGCAATGACGGAGATCTACACCGGCTGCTACCAGCTGCTCAAACCCGGCGGGTTGCTCGTGACCGTCACCAAGAACACCCGCCGCAAGGGCCGGCTGTTCGACCTGGCCGGGCTCACCGTCACCCTGTGCCAGCAGGCCGGTTTCGGCTACCTGCAACACGTCGTCGCGTTGCTCGCCGCCGTCCGAGACGGAGCACTGGCAGCCCGCCCGTCGTTCTGGCAACTCACCCAGACCCGGGCCGCGATCAGCCGCGGCGAACCCGCGCACCTGACCGCGCACGAGGACGTCCTGCTCTTCGCCAAGTCGAGCAGCCGATGA
- a CDS encoding MarR family transcriptional regulator, with translation MPNTTTPPSATERVHAALVGRPSATAAGLAEETGLGRSTVTKALTGLEAAGLAHRVPGGRDGGKRLPDMWEAPPAEPSPAKTSATSPGRLRPTKPAAGPDGAERLGRGQLRELVLTHLRDHPGDAFSPSALSAALGRSAGAISNAAETLVAASQVERSVDRPRRYRISA, from the coding sequence ATGCCCAACACCACCACCCCGCCCAGTGCTACCGAACGGGTCCACGCGGCCCTTGTTGGCCGGCCGTCGGCTACCGCGGCTGGTCTCGCCGAGGAGACCGGCTTGGGCCGATCGACGGTCACCAAGGCCCTTACTGGACTGGAAGCCGCTGGGCTTGCCCACCGCGTGCCGGGTGGCCGGGACGGCGGGAAGCGGCTGCCTGACATGTGGGAGGCACCGCCCGCGGAGCCGTCACCGGCGAAGACGTCAGCGACATCACCGGGGCGGTTACGACCGACCAAGCCAGCAGCCGGCCCCGATGGTGCCGAACGGCTCGGCCGCGGTCAGCTCCGTGAACTCGTGCTGACCCACCTACGCGACCACCCCGGCGACGCGTTCAGTCCGAGCGCGCTGTCCGCCGCGTTGGGCCGTTCGGCTGGTGCGATCAGCAACGCCGCCGAAACCCTCGTCGCGGCCAGTCAGGTTGAACGGTCGGTCGACCGTCCGCGCCGCTACCGGATCTCCGCGTAG